The DNA sequence acaaacaatttattttgttgtaaatCAAACGTTCTTCCTCTGAGGAAACGACACGTAATTTTCAcgtataaaaagaattaaaaaaaatcactactgAATAGGTGGTCTGCATTTCTCAATAGATACGTCATCAAAATACCGGTGAGTTAAGGCACGCTTCGCTGAAATCCGTCGAGCCGGATCATACGTGagcaatttctgaaaaaaagaagaaatgtttgaaaaaagaagaaaaaagaagaagaaaggttAACACTGCCGATGAAAGATTAAGCCacgactttttttttgtgtaaggATGCCAATTGGAAGAGGGactaggaaaaaataattttttatatgttcattaaaaaaaaatcttgcccCTTCCTCTCGAATGAAATTGGAAGGAGTCATCGAAAAAGATTTCAATGAAGTGTGAACTTCATGCATGGGATTAAACAGCTAAGCTTTGGACAGGCCGGGGTTAATTCTCCCTGtcgtttttaaattcaattttatcttAANNNNNNNNNNNNNNNNNNNNNNNNNNNNNNNNNNNNNNNNNNNNNNNNNNNNNNNNNNNNNNNNNNNNNNNNNNNNNNNNNNNNNNNNNNNNNNNNNNNNTTATTTGATGCTGGTGAGTATTAACATATGTTTCTCAATTTCTGTTAAGCATTTCCGTTCCagcaaaaatatttccaaaggGGGGGGGCGatggtttctgttttttttttttttttttttttttttttttttttttttttttttttttttttttttttttttttttttttttgccagaaaggcgttaaattattttcagattCTACGAGATgtcctttttatgtttttttttttttttttttttttactcttccaGAGGGGATGGGGTTGATATGGATAAAGTATCATTGattaacaaaataaactttGCAATCCAATTGGGATCAATTTTAAAGCAGATCAGGTTTACCAAAGGCTGTGGCCTGAGGGGGGGTGGGGGCTAATGTTTTCATTGCAACTTTTGTGACCAATTTACGAGCCagactattattttattttaatatattttatgtttataaatttttacttctcattttgttttgttctttaagTTCCACCTTTTATTTCTCGTTGTCTTTTgctctttttctgtttctattGGTTTTCATCTGCACAATAGACGCTTTGTTtcatacaggcaaaatattaaAGTTACTTTTTTACATTCATGTATCTCCTTCACTCAAaacctttctttctctttctttcctgtaattgttttttagttatattttgtCATAGTTGGGCAGGTCTGCTTTAAATATGTTTAGATTATATGTCTATCCTTCAGGCCGTTGAGTTTAATTCTCTTTCAGGGTCTATCTAATGAGCAAGTTCTGAAGTATGTTATGGACGGAGGCAAAATGGAAATGCCCGAGGATTGTCCAgacattttatataatttgatgCTTCAGTGTTGGAAGTTTCAGCCTAAACAGAGGCCAAGATTTGTGGACATTGTTGAACAGCTTCTGCCAGAGGTaagataaatcaaaatcatcgaAAAGACTGGGATTGATCCCTAAAATCctatgatatatttttaaccTCTCATACTATATACTGATCTCGTTGAAACTCTTGGATTGATCTCAGAAAGCTTAGGGATAGGATATATATCTACCCGATGAGATATATTTGAAACGCCAAGATCCAAGAATAAATCTCTGAAACCCTGTAATAATTCTCGGAAATCCTATTATCGAAATTAATTTGTCTGTCTCCCTGCTTTTTTCGCTACTTTTGCTCTTTTAATTTCCTTCTTCCTCCAATATCCTTTCTCATGATGTTTATATAACGTCCAGTTATGGCGTTGTCCTGCTGGCACTGATATTGCATCAAATGTTATACATTTTTGCTTCTATATGGATCAGATTCTCGTGATTTTTTTCCGTttaattttgcttaatttttctgtCTCCTCCATCCCCCTCCCCTATTTTAGTATTCCtaattttcttcccccttggGCCTCCTTTCTCTTTTCTTCACCCTTCAGCCTACTTCGTTCTTTTCTTTCATCTCTTTGGTTTCTTTCTTTCGTTTTTCCTCGTCTCTCCCTCTTCATGACGTTGGCACTGATAGTGCATCAACTGTTATAcgtttttactttcattttggGTCAGATTCTCCTAATTCTTTCGTCTCTTTCCACTGTTCTCCTTCCTTCACTCTCCTTCgttatttctttccttttttggtcTCACTCTTTCCCTCATCCCTCAGACTCTTCCCTTATGATGTTGTTCCGCTGGTAATGATAACGCATCAAATATTATACGTTTTTCCTTGTATATTAGAGCATactctcttaatttttttcttcaatttttcgtattttttctctttcctcTCTTACTCTATATTCGTTCTCCTAATTCTCTTCTTCCTTGAGTCTATTCCCATTTTTTGTTCTACCTTCAGTCTCCTTTTTTTCCtccctatttttggtttccttcTTCCTCCAGTTTCTTTCCTTGTGACGTTGTTCTGCTGGCACAGTAACTCATCAAAAATCGCTTGCATTTTAGATTAGATTCTCATAACCTTTCTTCGTAAGTTTATGGGTCAAGAAAGGTTTACAGAGATTGCTACGGGCTgattagaaatagaaatttgagaatttttttttagaaactctCTTGTTatctaaataccaaaatttcttACCCGATTTTTCTTATATGGTAATTGTAAAGACAATAAAGGTAATTGTTGAGATGCAATACCAAAAGTAGCTTTTTCTTATTGATTTGTATctaatttttctacttttttagtgtttcctttcttttttttgtctttattattcttgTTATCCACtctttatttagaatttttatgaTGGATTGACAAGATTGATATCCGACCGGTTgctttttaagcattttttctGAATCAGTGTCACTTGTCAGTGATTTGTCACTTGTCAATGTCACTTGTCACTTGTCAGGTATTGAGTTTTTTGCGTGTTAATAACAttgttttgaattaaattaatactTTAGTCTGTTgagttttgaataaaaatcaagTTGGTGGACTGCAATGAAAAAGCCGAGACatatagtctgagtgagaggcaaagccggcataaccctttttcaaaactgtGAAAATTTTGTCATTCCGCTTTTTGATAGATaatctatcatccatccatccttgggcagaactaaggtagataggcaTGTAGTAAGGTTAATGAAAATAGTCCATCCGTTCtgtgagccatttgaaggcaattggagaccccAACATGACTATCCTAGCCATAAACcatctttattaattttagttgtGATTGAAGAACATTAAAAGcaaagtattttccccaaaatttccTCTCACGCTGAAAGGAGGTTGCTTTGGACTCCCAAGTAATAATTTTCAGCGGAAGAGGCTTTTTCTATCCAATCCCGTATCTATTCGTAACATTTTTGTACTGCAGTGAATTTAGCATTTCAATTCGATCTGAAGAACTATGCGTTGTTCCTGCTTTATTTATAGTTGAGttattttgaggggggggggcaagactAGGTGAATATCTTTCAAGTAAGACTATAGTACTTGAAACCATGGGGGTGACCGGATCAAGCTTGTCTCTTAAATGTGGATACTTTAAAAGGTTGAATAATATATACTATGGGGGGAGGAGTATTATTTTAAAGTGGGACTTCAGGGGGGATGTAAGGTAGGTCATTTCAGTAAGGGTAATTTTATGCCTTTCAGTAAAAGAAGGAAGTATTTGGAGAGCTTTAGGTCGCGGAAGGGTCCGTATTTTTGCCTGATGTGCGGAGAAAATGATGATTTAGAGCACTCTTATGTGCAATTGTAAGAAGTTGAAGGATTTGAGGGTAGAAACTTTTGGTATTGGGGGAAATGGGAAAGATTGGATGgtcagaattttaaaatagtaagtGTAAAGTGTATATCAAGAATGTGGGGAGGTATGTGCATGTAGCCATGCAGCACAGAGAGAGATTTTTGGAGGGTGGACAATAAGCAggacaaaaaaagaatgttGAACGTTATTTTATATGGTTACAATAGGAAATATGTTTACATATTTATATGGTTAcaataggaaaaaaattaagacctGAGAAAAAGAcccaaaatgaaaatacaaaaattattattaataataaaaaataagtcaGTAAAATCTTCAATGAGGATTCTCTTAGAGAAATAAAATACCCGCTAgatatcattttctttttttacccaTGATTTATGTAGTTTTAAAGtacttaaaatatattgatCATGTCTGCATATTTTGTGTAATTATGTTAGTTTTATGGCATTAGGTGCCTtattgtgtttgttttctttttgcaattgTGATATTTGTTCATTGTTGTTATTGTATACCctgttatgtgttttttttttttttttttttttttttttttttaataaaaaaaatggcatcACTATGTTATTTGTGGTTTTTAGTAAGTATAACTACTATTGCGTAACTTATGTGAAAGTATATAACATTTATTTCACTCTCTTAATATTTGTTAGACGTGAAAATAGAACTCCCCAGGTTTTAcacaaaataatcaaacagaaagACCTAATATTCAGGAGTCGTAAATAAGATGTGAGCGACAGGAAAGTGTACGAGAAACTAAactatttatcaaaaaaaaaggaaagtgaatcagtttaaaatttaatgcaGAACAGATcgatgataatttttttttttaccacgttTTACTTAACCTCCTTTCTCTGTCTGTCTATCGCCGGAATTTGAGCGACAAACTGTGGCGaaagaatttgacaaaatttgataTGCTTATTTCGACCCCTTCCTCTCATCCGATTTGGCTCAACATATGTATATATCCTTACTTTACCTCAAACTTCAACGTCGGAAAAACAATAAGAACCTtcatcccccccccaccctcaaGACTGTATCCGTCTAACTCGTTTGTCtaacttgtaaaaacgtaaaaaaaaatgaatatatgtAAATTTCTTATGcgttttttgaggtttttctgtgttttctgcCACGTTTTACTTAACTTCCTTTCTCTCTCTGCCTGTTGCCAGGATTTTGAGCGACAAATTGTAGAGacagaatttgacaaaatttgaaaaatttgagattgcttgacaaaatttaagatccTTATTTCGACCCCTTCCTCTCATCCGATTTGGCTCAACATTTGTTTATATCCTTACTTtgcctaaaattttgatattctaaaatatttgaatctcCGTATCCAAATCCGGAGACCGAACAGAATTAAGTaaattctttataaaaaaaatacttttaaaaaaccacGTTTTACAAATGGGCTAAAAAGGGGTAAATAAGTTTTTCGGTTCTAAAGAATACTTTTGATGTACATAATTCAAgattttcgaaatattttaaatgttgtgAATTCTTTTACTCAAGCCTataaaattctctaaaaatATGAACGGCGGGCGCATTTTCAGTCAACTACCTACTAAATCTAGCTATCTGTTCCGTCTGTCCGATTTTTCCTTTTGAAACTGAAAAACTTGATAATGactgcgaaaaaaaaagaaaatgacgaGCAGGAACCAGTTAACTGCAGATTTGGTGCAAAACAAGCAGGAGGGCAAAGACGAGCCCACAGGAACTCCCTTAACCCCACCTTGCCCCCTCCcacttattagttttttatcatAAAGGCCTCTAATATCCTACTATTATAGAACGAATTCTATCCCATTTTTCTTTGGTCGTTTTCACAGACTGAGACCGTTTCCCTGTCTGTCCGAACTTTCCATGTTAAAACTGAATTAAGTCCTTTTACGAAGAAATGATAATTCGGCTACTTTAAAACTTCTCTCATCCTCATTTAACTCATCAAGAGGTCGTGCGGGGCTGTCTCAAccgcataataaaaaaaaaatgtgtttctacAGATGCATAAATTGAATGgacaaattatatgaaaaatataagaaattaaatgacatCCCAGTCTTCAGGCGCTTCAGTTGGGTTTAAGACTTACATATTCAATACTCTTTAACCTATTTTATGTAGTTAACTGCattttttagcccccccccccactcccatCCCCATAAGAATGTTCCTGGGAGCTTATTGGCcgctatatttttattctgtctttttttcttttttcttttttattgataatatgaTTTACAATAAATTCTACTTTGCTAGTTGGAATGTGACAACAATTTCTCCGAAGATTCCTTTTATCACAGTGGAGAGGGTCAGGAATACCTTGCTCTTGACCGACAAGAGAGAATGGTTATCCATGAGCACCctgaagaaaataattatgGTAATACTTCCTTTTCAAGAACTACTGTACCTGATCAAACCGTCGTCGAGATCCTGGACGTTGAATGTCCTGATGATGATGATGTGGTGTTGAGTGAGAGTCATGATGAAGAAGAACCACTCAATCCGGTAAGTTATTGCTTCGAAAAACACTTAAGAAAAATCGTGGTATGAAATCTACTTTTCGCGTCATAGTCCCactaattaactaataaaaatctACTTGAAATTAATCGAAAATCATttaattaagtaattaaaaatttaatttagtagattttaatattttagttgaATAAGTTCCCAGTAAACGTTCTGTGtgtctattttttccaaaggaAACTGTAAACCTTAAACCGAGTCTTTCTGTCTTATTAACTATGTATAGAGATATTTGCATAACATTAGAGGAAGGGGGATCACGCGCATTGATCTAGATGAAAATTGTATCACtaaattcatcatattttaaaatgctaGACCAGAGTTTAAATCCCTTATCTGCATGAGTTCgaaattttttgttaaagataatttcttagatTGCCATAACAGATATTATTGGCTTAGATATTATTATTggcttattatttaatatttttagatattaTTATAGCTTATTATTAGATATTATTATTGGCTTAGATATTATTGGCTtgccataacataaagaaagaaaacgaccaaaaatggggtttttaaaggccaaatgaaaatactgaagaaaacacagaaagcgaatatttcgagagaacaaccgcctctcttcttcagcgcgaacaaaataatatgatcaaggaaaaggtaaaaaccaaaaaacaaactcggaaagtacaacaaaactaatgaaaaaataagccaaaaaattaaataaaagaccaaaaattaaaagaattaaatctgtattttttagtattttcatttggcctataaaaaccccatttttgatcgttttctttctttatgaagttttgtgttttcctaaatgtacttttttttcaagattgttCGGATCAAACCAATGCTCATAGTATTTGAAACggcaattgaaagttctagtgccctttaacAAAAAAGAGCAAAAGTAACTATCAACAAAAGAGAGTGCGTCACAACAAAGGGCCATTTTGCTGCACTAAACAACAGCTGCGGTGCTCGGGACAGCTGACCCAGTTGCTCCCCACCCCCTAGGAACAGCTGTGACTGCAGTAGTAGGAGTAGGATACTAACAattcattgcagcaccaagccatctgGGGTCAAAACAGTTGTACATGTTCCTCCTACAttccagtctattcaaagctttaCTCTTTAGCCCCTCCCTTTTTCTTTCAACCTTCCTTGTGGCCGCTTCCCATTCGCTTGGGGACAATTTGCTATTTGTTTGGCCATAGAGGCATGGCCAAAAAGcataatctttggcaatctgccatcGTTTAAGGCGTGGCCTAGTGATCCTAACCTTTCAGTATAAGGATCAGATGAgagaaatgttgagatggctagggcgcGTTTTGcgtatgaaggatgacagattgctgaaaGTTGTTTCTTTccgccaaccgtctagggctaagcaGAAATCAGGTCGTCTGTGgctagggtgggaggatgtcataaaaaaaagatttaaagaaaatgggaacttcccaggagggtgtaaagaggaaatctttaaatagattgggatggaggaggagcgtgcgtagctgtgtttgcctcaggtggcttggtgctgcggtgagttgttagtagcagtagtagtagtttagcTATAATTATCGAAACATGTATTGAGGTAATACAGATAAATATTATAAtgtaatttcaatattttgttcAATTAAACATTGTTCAGTTTGTTTTGTTTACATTTATGCTTGATTCTTGTATTTATATCTTGTACTAAAACTGCAATTCACTCAGTCTATTAGCTGTTCATTCACCTGTTCTAGTCATtattagggctataatgaaagaaaggctaaGACGACTAGGCCACGTTTCTACGGATGAAGCGTGACAAAGGCTGTGCTTTTTAGCAATGCATCTGGAAACCaatgaaaagcaggttgtcccctAATAAGGTGGGAATAGGTCATAAGAAAGGGTTTTAATGGAATTAGAACTTCGTGGGCTGGGGCAGAGAGGGAATTGTTTGCTTGGCAGTTGGtatggtgctgcagtgagttgctcGTAGTATTATTGTGTTcctattttgtatttaaatcgTAGTTTATTCAGTCTATTATAATCACTTTTTcttgttgaaattttttctgttgtttataCAAGGAAGGCTTATTACATGGAATATGTATGAAGGCTTATACAAGTATGAAGTATAAGCCTTGTATGAAGGCTTATACAAGGAAGGCTGATCTGAAGTACCAAGGACCGTGACAAATATATCATGTTGTTTGAATTGTTTAAGCAGAAACTCATATAGCTGTATATGTTCCTACAAAATTAGGAAAAACTCGGGATTCCATTTTTTTATGAGAGATGGGTGTAGTTTTGCAGTTCTTAGTAGTAGTGGTtgccagattaaaaaaaaagaaccgtAGATGaaaataaggataaataaattaaaaacattttgcaacagcttaagaaggtgtaaCTGTTACATACGAAACATGGCAacatggcaaaaaatatgaaaacgtgGCACTACCCTTAAAACTTCATAAATTCCAAACAGCCGAAACAAACCTTAGAAAATCACAGTTTTATGgtataaatagatttaaaataggatcagggggggggggtgtttgtTTTGACGTCCTTGGTActtaaaggtttaaaaaaagaactttaaaaaaaagaatgaatcgATAAAACGGAGCAACTGGAAAgacttaaaatataaaaattatttttattttttttaataaaaagaagtttaaattaaataatttgttttcaatttttacaatttaattttttttttttaaagccgaGATGGATGTAATCACAtttcagagtaaaaaaaaaaatagaagttaggcacaaaaaaagagagagaaaagctTAGGGAAAACACGAAAACGTTTAAAATAACCATACAcacacaatattaaaaaaaaaaaattgtggttatacaaatataaaataaatatataaaaatataatataattattcgtttgattgcttttcttcttttgcttGCTGTGGGCCCTTGCTTTGGCTATGGGCCCGTTATTTCAACATTTAACTTCTTTGATTTAATGAGATTGGTatgaaaatacatcatttttatagtttttaactaaattttaaaagatagatttttaaacgaaaaactttttatattgtgCTGTTAAAACTGGGAAAAGCCTCAAATCATTACTTAAGTTTAGGCAAAAGTATAGTAACGGTAAAATTAGatggattttttccttttcttttttgtttttttgtcgcAGGTCTGAAATCAGTTGTCGGTTATAAATTCCAATAGTTATCAATTTTCCCAAGCATCGAAGTAGCTAAAAACGACAttgctacatatatatatatatatatatatatatatatatatatatatatatatatatatatatatatatatatatatatatatatatatatatatatatatatatatatatatatatatatatatatatatgtacatatatattatatatatatatatatatacatatatatatatatatatatatatatatatatatatatatatatatatatatatatatatatatatatatatatatatgtatatacatttaTGAGTATAACTGAATATGAGCGAAAGCTCTTTTTCCAGTGTGCTGCTAGCTGAGTGGCAACAAGTAACATCCCTTCTTTGTCTCAGGAAAGAGAGCATGCGTCCGAAGCCGTGGCGTCCTACTCTACACAGGAAGACGATGACCACGCGCCGCTGACTTACCGAGGAGGAAAGCGGCGTCCCCTCATTCAGCCCGCACAACCCCGAAATGGCAACAGTCATATATCCTCGACAGATAGTAGTAAAACACAGAGTGATAGTAGCAAGTCTGGGAGTCACCTGAGTAATGGGAGTGTGAGTAATGGATATTTGAGTCGTCACCGTGATGCTTCCACTGAGTGTTGAGTCTAGTTAGTTATTTCTCGAATCTCGACAAGTTATGAGTAGCTTATGCCCAAGCCACCCTGTAGCCACACttgtttataaagaaaaaaagcgtTGTGAATAAGCTGTGTTCTTCATTGATCTTAACGTTACATTTGCGCTTCCAGGACATCAAAGAAGAGCCTCCAATCATTTCGTTGGCTTACTACGGCTAACATGTCCTCCAACCTGGGTTTGATTAAAGTGTTAAGGCTGTGTAGGTTACCCGTTTAGCGTATTCCTGGGCCTTCCCTTATGACGGGTGTCCAATGTTTCTGTTGGGATTTGTTCTGAGGCTTGACTTAGATGTTTCGTTTTCACTAGCTATTCCTCTATGGGCAGGCTCTCGTGGTAAGCATTTGAGTTACATTTGAGGAAAATTTAATGATGACAACTTTGTGTGAAAGGGCTATATTAACACTAATTTCTTCTCAGTATATTCTAAAAATGACGTCTATCGTTCGTCGTTTTCAGTATATAAGTGAAAAATTGTTGTTCTAAACATCCATCTTGtctaatttcaaaaatgtcTGGCTAATGATTACACTCTGGTTGTAATCATAAAAATGACCGTTTTAATCATAAGAACATGACCGAAGTCACCAAATTCCGCACGGTATACATCGTTGGCGCTGTAGTTGTGCATGATTTTTAGCAGCAAGTGTGAGTATAGCATGGCTCGCAGTGTTGCCAACAAGACATGAAATTGTCAACATGACAAACGTTGCCAACAGTGTGAAGTACAGTATAATTTACCAGTGAAATAAGacgccaattttttttagtgaataGTTGAATATAGTAATTGAAAAACAATGTATTCGAAGTATAGTTATGCGATATGTGCTTTTTGTCGTTTGATGAGTGAATACTGTCactaaattttgatgtttttgtttttttccactttttttgcaaaatgatTTCGCAGTCAATGTCAAGTAACATGCTTGTTACAGCCTTATTCAGCTAATGGTCACTTTACACGATCCGTAAACATAACCATAAACATCTCCTTCTTCAAACTGAAATAATTACCATAAACGAAATTCTAATTGTCGTATCACCAAATACTTTAAAGTGAAGATTGATTGTCGTAAGCCGTAAACTTGTTCTGCAAACTGAAATAATTACCGAAGACTAAAAACATATTAACGTAAACGGAAATAGCCGTACACTTTTTCTTCTGCAAACTGAAATAATTACCGTAAACTGAAATCTGATTGTTGTATCACTCAATGTTGTAAACCGAAAAGTGATTGTCGTAAGCCGTAAACTGAAATAACCGTaacatttttttgcaaattcaaattatttccGTAAACTGAATTCTGATTATCGTATAGCTGAATACTGGAAACTGAATTCTAATTATCGGATCAATGAATACGGTAGACTGAAAACTGATTGTCGTAAGCCCTAAACCGAAATAGCCGTAAAATTATTCTGCCAACTGAAATAGTTACCGTAAACTGAAAACAGATTGCCGTAAATTGAAATAGCCGTAAACTTTTTCTCCGAGCTGAAATATTTGCCTTTGAGCAGTAAAACTTTTACATAAAATATCAATGTTgttccttaaaacaaaacatcatAATTTACGTTAGACAAATTAAAAACGAGATTTAGCTCAGGCGTAATACCAAAATTTAACCGACGTTTTGATTTTTACTGATATCAGACCTAATTATAATATGATTATCTGATTGGTTAGTTCAGACTAGCTAAGATAGAAAACTTTCGTATTACACTTGTCTATGTAGCTAAGGATTGACAATGAAGCTTTCTAAAGGACTTTTCGTGGTAAAGCTCTGAAAAGGATTCTGATAAATTGAACTTGAGTGGCAGATCTAATTagctaatttaattaaattatattctgAATGGGTTTGGCCCTGGCTATTTCTTGGCATAAGCTTAATCTTAGTGTTCGGTAAATCTAATTGTGATTTCTGTGGCGTCTATTGAGAGGGGATATGAAGACAATGAAGcctatgaaaaaatttttggattttagATTGACTGTAAAaactgtatatatttttaatatatatatatttacatgttttaatatataatatatataaatatattttttatatatataatatatatatatatgatatatattttaatgtatttaactGTAAAACtcgtaaccaaaaatttaaagtatATCTCCcggtcttttttatttcaaacaatGACAACAATGAAGCCTATAAAAAACTAGCGCTGGTGTcaacagaaa is a window from the Artemia franciscana chromosome 17, ASM3288406v1, whole genome shotgun sequence genome containing:
- the LOC136038272 gene encoding insulin-like growth factor 1 receptor isoform X2 codes for the protein MDGGKMEMPEDCPDILYNLMLQCWKFQPKQRPRFVDIVEQLLPELECDNNFSEDSFYHSGEGQEYLALDRQERMVIHEHPEENNYGNTSFSRTTVPDQTVVEILDVECPDDDDVVLSESHDEEEPLNPCAAS
- the LOC136038272 gene encoding insulin-like growth factor 1 receptor isoform X1, whose amino-acid sequence is MDGGKMEMPEDCPDILYNLMLQCWKFQPKQRPRFVDIVEQLLPELECDNNFSEDSFYHSGEGQEYLALDRQERMVIHEHPEENNYGNTSFSRTTVPDQTVVEILDVECPDDDDVVLSESHDEEEPLNPEREHASEAVASYSTQEDDDHAPLTYRGGKRRPLIQPAQPRNGNSHISSTDSSKTQSDSSKSGSHLSNGSVSNGYLSRHRDASTEC